Genomic window (Thermotoga sp. SG1):
TACAACGATTACAGCATCGAAGAGATCAACGCCAAGTCCAACTTCGTCTACAACATGATAAAGGATCTGAAGGAAAAAGGAGTTCCTATAGATGGAATAGGGTTTCAGATGCACATAGACTACAGGGGACTCAATTACGAGAGTTTCAGGAAAAACCTGGAAAGATTCGCAGAACTTGGTCTTCAGATCTACATCACGGAGATGGACGTGAGGATTCCCCTTAGTGGTTCGGAAGAATACTATCTGAAGAAACAGGCAGAAGTTTACAAGAGGATCTTCGAGATCTGTCTGGACAACCCTGCCGTCAGGGCGATCCAGTTCTGGGGATTCACGGACAAGTACTCCTGGGTGCCGGGTTTCTTCAAAGGTTATGGCAAGGCTTTGATCTTCGACGAAAATTACAATCCAAAGCCATGCTATTATGCGATAAAGGAAGTCATGGAAGAAAAACTGAAAGAAAAATAAGGGGGCATCGCCCCCTTTCTTCTCAGCAGTACCTTTCTTTCATCTTGCCTATCGCTTCCCAGAGACCGAGGATGTAGGTGGCACCGAGTGCTCTGTCGTAGAGGCCATATCCGGGCCGTGCTTTTTCTCCCCAGATCAGTCTTCCATGATCCGGACGGATGTATCCTTCGTAGCCTATATCATGAAACGCCTTCATCACCTCGAATAGATCGTGCGAGCCACAGAAGGATGGATGGGCTGTTTCGTAGAATCTTTTTTCACCGGTGAACTTCAGATTTCTCACGTGTGCAAAGTGAATTCTTCCCATCTTTCCGAAGTACCTTATCATCTCAGGGATGTTGTTTTCCGGGTTTGCACCGAGTGAACCCATACACAGTGTGATACCGTTGTATGGACTGTCGACTGCTTTGAGGAGTCTTTCAATGTTCTCTTTGTTGGTGATGATCCTTGGAAGACCGAAAATGCTCCAAGGTGGATCGTCCGGGTGTATGGCGAGTTTCACGTCGCATTCTTCGCAAACAGGAATCACTCTTTCGAGAAAATAGACGAGGTTTTCAAAGAGTTTTTCTTCATCCACGTTCTTGTAGAGTTCGAACGTCTCCCTCAATTTTTCCAGTCTGTCCCACTCCCATCCAGGAAGGACAAAGCCTTGA
Coding sequences:
- the uxuA gene encoding mannonate dehydratase; translation: MKLVFRWFGEKHDTVTLEQIRQIPGVEGVVGALFDIPVGEVWPLEEIMKLKETVERAGLKLEVIESVNVHEDIKLGLPTRDRYIENYKETIRNLAKAGVKVVCYNFMPVFDWMRTDLHKKLPDGSETMEYDHSLIEGVTPDELIKRVKEGSQGFVLPGWEWDRLEKLRETFELYKNVDEEKLFENLVYFLERVIPVCEECDVKLAIHPDDPPWSIFGLPRIITNKENIERLLKAVDSPYNGITLCMGSLGANPENNIPEMIRYFGKMGRIHFAHVRNLKFTGEKRFYETAHPSFCGSHDLFEVMKAFHDIGYEGYIRPDHGRLIWGEKARPGYGLYDRALGATYILGLWEAIGKMKERYC